A stretch of DNA from Peromyscus maniculatus bairdii isolate BWxNUB_F1_BW_parent chromosome 7, HU_Pman_BW_mat_3.1, whole genome shotgun sequence:
CTCAAGAATAGATTTGTATGAAAGGAGatgtgtgtgggagcccgttctcgggttcctcgtggctttacccagcaggtccaaatagaggatgatcaggaccacgggcttgagtgcaggtgtctgagatggtctgcacttggctgtgctgggggaggaggtcttttgctccacccccttggtgtctctataaaaaccctggggcagagacagtcaagggcccattggaataggttccagaccctctcaaggctatcctttattttctatctgtttatctccgcaagattctccactataaatccttctatctaatatttcctgttgctcgcactcaagaaaactctggggaactgtgggggtggtgggtaaatgccccacaaatgTGTAACTTGGAAATCTATACAGAAAGTTGTAGATTATTGGGCATGTCGTGATGCTGTAAGCAATGAACCTCAAGTTAGAACATTTTACTTGTAATAAGTTATGCTTAAAACATATTGATTTTCcccttttttaattatttcatttacttttgagattataatataatcctAGCTTaacttatatatttttctaattaattttgtttATCCAAAGGTGTCCAAACAATACAGAAGCACAAAATTTACCAGTTGTCTCCCAATTCCATCTTATGAGCCTCTCAGATGATCCGGAAATGCAGCCCGTCCTCTTCGGACTGTTCCTGTCCATGTACCTGGTCACAGTGCTTGGGAACCTGCTCATCATCCTGGCTGTCATCTCTGACTCCcacctccacacccccatgtacttctttctCTCCAACCTTTCCTGGTCTGACATCTGTTTCATCTCCACCACAGTCCCAAAGATGATCTGGGATATTCAAACTCAAAGCAGAGTCATCTCCTATGTGGGCTGCCTCACACAGATGTCTATGTTTATAATTTTTGGGTGTATGGAGAGTATGCTTCTGACTGCAATGGCCTATGACAGGTTTGTGGCCATTTGTCATCCCCTGCATTACGCAATCATCATGAATCCTCACTTCTGTGCCTTCTTAGTTTGGGTATCCTTTTTGGTCGGTCTTTTGGACTCTCAGGTGCACAATTTGATTGTGCTACAATTTACATACTTCAAGGATATGCAAATCTCTAACTTCTTTTGTGACCCTTCACAACTTCTAAATCTTGACTGTTCTGAAATATTCACCAAAAACATAGTTGCACATTTTATTGGTGTCTTTTTTGGCTTATTTTCAACCTCGGGGATCCTTTTCTcttactataaaattatttcttccatCCAGAGAGTTCCATCAACAAGTGGAAAATATaaagccttctccacctgtgggtctcaTCTTTcagttgtttgcttattttatggATCAGCCATTGGAGTATATGTCGGTTCAACTGTATCAAATTCTCCTGAAAACTGTGCGGTGGCTTCACTAATGTACACAGTGGTCACACCTATGTTGAATCCTttcatctacagcctgaggaacaagGACATTAAAAGTGCCCTCTGGAAGTtgcaaaaaagaacaaagtaattACACAACACCTTCCATCATTTCTGAAGGTTGAGTTGCTAACCCAACTATCTATACCTAAAAACACAACCTCTTTGGTGTTACGGCTTACAGCTCACTTCACTAATACCTAAATGTATATTCCTTCCATTGTCTTTAATTGAATTGAATAAGAATACCTAGATCTTGTCTTCTCTTAAGcatatataaatcaatatatCCAGGAAAGCTCACAATTTCTGAGTAAAGATCCTAGCTTTATAGTTAAATATAGTTAAATAGTTATG
This window harbors:
- the LOC102918499 gene encoding olfactory receptor 7E178-like isoform X1, giving the protein MTQQGVSFNKCPNNTEAQNLPVVSQFHLMSLSDDPEMQPVLFGLFLSMYLVTVLGNLLIILAVISDSHLHTPMYFFLSNLSWSDICFISTTVPKMIWDIQTQSRVISYVGCLTQMSMFIIFGCMESMLLTAMAYDRFVAICHPLHYAIIMNPHFCAFLVWVSFLVGLLDSQVHNLIVLQFTYFKDMQISNFFCDPSQLLNLDCSEIFTKNIVAHFIGVFFGLFSTSGILFSYYKIISSIQRVPSTSGKYKAFSTCGSHLSVVCLFYGSAIGVYVGSTVSNSPENCAVASLMYTVVTPMLNPFIYSLRNKDIKSALWKLQKRTK
- the LOC102918499 gene encoding olfactory receptor 7E178-like isoform X2: MSLSDDPEMQPVLFGLFLSMYLVTVLGNLLIILAVISDSHLHTPMYFFLSNLSWSDICFISTTVPKMIWDIQTQSRVISYVGCLTQMSMFIIFGCMESMLLTAMAYDRFVAICHPLHYAIIMNPHFCAFLVWVSFLVGLLDSQVHNLIVLQFTYFKDMQISNFFCDPSQLLNLDCSEIFTKNIVAHFIGVFFGLFSTSGILFSYYKIISSIQRVPSTSGKYKAFSTCGSHLSVVCLFYGSAIGVYVGSTVSNSPENCAVASLMYTVVTPMLNPFIYSLRNKDIKSALWKLQKRTK